The following is a genomic window from bacterium.
AATCAGCCGCCCTCTATCAACAGCTGCTGCTGAAATATCCGCAATCCGCCTTTGTCGACAAGGCGCTGTTCAATCGCGCCGGCATTCTTATGGCCAGAGGCGAGTACCTGGAAGCCGCCTTGAGCTTTGAACGGCTGCGGCTGTTCACGCCAAAAAGCGAATGGGCGCCGCTGGCGATGCTTCGTGCGGCGCAGTCCTTTTTAGCAGCCGGAGAGATGCAGCGGGCGCTGGACACTGCCCATCTCTTTTTGGAAGGTTATCCCACCAGTCCGCTGTGCTCTGAAGCGCGCTATATTCTGGCGCAGGTGCGCAGTCGTCAACAACAGCCGCTGCAAGTGATGCAAGAGTTGGACCGCATTCTCGGCGACCGGGTGCAGGATTCGCTGACGGTCAAAGCTCAGCTGCTGGCCGGACGGACCCTCTATCAGCTGGGCAGCTATCAACGCGCGGACAGCCTTTTTCGAATGTTGCTGAACAGTCCGACCCGTTTCGATTCTTTAGGCTCCGCCGCACTGTATTTCAGCCGACTGCTGCATTATCGCAATGACTTCGCCCTGTCCAATCAGACCATCAAAGCTTTCTTAGCCAAACATCCCACCGTGGCGGAAAAGGAGCGTCTCCTCTGTTTGCAAGGCGATAATTTCTATGGCTTGGGAGATTATGTCGCAGCGCTGGAATGCTACGCCACACTGGCCAAAATATTGTCTCAGCCGCAGGATCTCATCCACCTCTGGCTGCGCCAAGCCTTTACTCTGAAAAAAGCGAACAGAGATGCGGAAGCATTGAAGAAACTGCAGGACGTTTTAGCCGTGCCCGATACTCTTTTCCAGGATCGGTCGGTTCGTTCCTTGGCTGAACAGGAGAGTGCTCGCTGGTTGTGCATGCTCGGTCGGCCGGCCGAGGCGCTGCAGGTGTTGCGTCGGGCTCTGACTCACCCGGACGCAGACCGCGAGGAATTGCTGTTTGTCATGGCTGGCGTGCAAAAAGATTATCTGAAAGATTACGCGGCTGCAGCGGAGACCTACATCACCTTGGGAGCCCTCTTTCCCAATGGCCTTCGGCAGGACGACGCCCTGTGGGGGCAAGCTCAATGCCGTGAGCTGCAAGGCCGTTATGATGAGGCCAGGCAGCTCTATGCACGATATAGAGCGGCATTCCCTGCCGGCGACCAAGTTGAAGAGGCTCAGTCGCGGGAGCATTATCTGCAGAATTTTTTTCCCATGGATGCGGCGCACCTGCAGGTGCAGCTGCAACGCTGCATTGCGGAGGAGCTGGCCGGCGTGTCGCCGGAGCAACGCGCTCTGGCCTGGGCGGAAAAACTTTCCGGTGCCTTTCACGATCATGCCCAAGCGTTGACTGTTATTCGGCGGTTGTCCCATAGCGCCCTGTCTGCTGAAATACGGGATCGGGTTTTGACGCTTGCCGGCTACTGTCATCTGGCGTTGGCGGAAAAAGCTTTTTACGACGGTCTGCCAGCGAAACAACAAGCGCATCAGGATTCCTGCCGTCAAATCGTCCATGCATTGCCGGGCGATCCGCTCATGCGAAAACTCGGCGAGCGCTTGTTCCTGCAACAGATTTTCTCCTTCCGCGATGCCCGACAGCGGCTGGAATTTATGAATACTGCGCAATCCAGAGAAGCGATGAACGCGCTCTCAGATTCCAGCCGTAAAGAGTTGGGATTGGCGTTGGCTGAGAGCTATTACGACGCTGCCAAAGGCAACGATGTAGTGCTTTTAAGAAATGGACTGAGCCTCTGCCGGCCGGCGATCGATGGGGCGCTTCCTCTGTTGATGAGAACCCGAGCGAGGCTGTTGCAGGCCCGTTTCTATCGTGCCTTGAATCGGCCCGATTCAGCAGCCGCGGCGTTACGGCAGCTGGTGATGGAGAATCCCGGACATCCACTTGCCGCTCAAGCCTGGTGGCAATTGGCTGAACTGCGGCAGGAGAGCGGCAAACCGGAGGATGCGTTATCGCTGTATCAGGACATCCAGGCCATGTATCCCTACAGCAAATGGGCTGCCGAAGCTCAGCGAGCCCGATGCCGATTGCTTTTTCAACTAGGACGATACCCGGAGGCCGGTAGTTGCCTGGATAAAGCCGAGGTCTTTCGCGTGCCGCAGGACTTGGCCCTGTTTTTTCCGGAGCAGGTGGATGACGACCAACTCTGGTTTTACGCCTCTCGTCAGGAAGCGGCCGGTGATCCGATGATTGCGGTCAAGGCTTATCAGACGTATCTGCTCAAGAGCTCCAACGCCGGTCGGCGCGCCATGGCCTTAATGCGCCTGGCTGATCTTTCCGCTCAGCTCGGGTATGGCCCAGCCAGCCTGGGACATTATGAGGAATTGCTCACGCATTATCCGCAAGACAGCCTGGCGGTGGTCGCGCGCAAGGCCCTGGCCGACGGGTTGTTCCGCCAGCACGACTATGCCGGCGCGAAGACGCACTATATCAAATTGAAAACGGAAGCCGGCCCGGAGGTGCGCCGATATGCTGAACGGTGTGAAATCATCTGCGAATATAGATTGAAAAACAGTGCGGCTGCGAGAAGATTGGCCGAGGCGTTTAAAAAGCAGTATTCGGACCGCCAGAGCGAAGCCCAATTTCTTTTAGAAGAGGCGGAGCTTGCCATGGCGGCCAAGGATTTCAAATCGGCTGAGAGTTTGTATCGCGACGTTGTCGGCAAGGCCAAGGAGTCTGCGGAGGCCAGCCAGGCGGAGTTAGGGCTGGCGCGCATGTATATCCTGCTGAATAAAAATGACGACGCCCTGCGTCTGTTGACCTCTATCCCGGACCGATACAAAGATCCCAAGGTGTCCGGCACCGCCTATGTGACGTTGGGTGAGTTCTATTACGCCAATCAGCAATTCGAGAATTGCATTAACGCCGGCCGCAAGGCCTATGAACTGGTCGGCGCACCCGAAGAAAAGGCGCAGGCCATGCAACTGCTCATCCGCGTCTATGACGATGTGCATATGTGGGATCGCGGCATTAGTCTACTGCGCGAGTATCTGCAAACCTATCCTCAGGCAGATGACCTGATCACCCGCAAGGTGCAGCTGGGCATCTTTCTGATGAATCTAAAAGAGTATGACCGCGCCATCGCCTATTTGAAAGAGCTGAAATGGTCGGTGGACGCAGAGACAGAAGCCGAGATTCAGTATTGGATCGCCAAGTCCTACAACGAACGAGGCTCCGCCAGCGAGGCGATCATCGAATATCTCAAGGTCAAATATCTGTGCAAGCCCACCAAGTTGCCCTGGGGTACTACAGCGCTCTATGAGGCGGGTCAAGCGTATTACAAACTGGGCGAGCTGAAAAAAGCCCGGTCGCTCTATCAGAGCATTGTCCGGGAACTGGGTTCCGGGGATCAATTCGGCCGCGTGGCCGCCGAACGCGTGAACGAGATCGACCAGGAGCTGGCGAAAGCGGAAAAGAGGTCCTGATGAAATTCACGGCGACGGAGGGTGCGCTGACGATAATCCGGCAGGCGTTGGCGGAGGATTTGGGTGAGCGCGGCGACATCACCACGCGAGCGCTTTTCGACTCGGGCCGGATCATCCACGCCGAGATGCTGGTGAAGCAGGAGGGTGTGATCTGCGGATTGGATATCGTCGAACAGGTGTTCCGCGAAGTGCATCCCGGGGTTACGATGGAAAGGCTGGCGGAGGATGCGCAAAAGGTTGCAGCCGGCGCCATCATCTGCCGAATGGCCGGGCGGGCGGATGCGCTGATCACGGCCGAGCGTACGGCCCTGAATTTCATCGGCCGCCTGTCGGGCATGGCCACGCTGACCCGTCGGTTCGTAGACCGGGTGGCCGGTACCTCTGCAAAAATTCTGGATACGCGCAAGACCACCCCCGGCTGGCGTCGGCTGGAAAAATACGCCGTAGCCTGTGGCGGCGGCGTCAACCATCGCATGGGTCTTTATGATCTTTTTCTGATCAAGGATAACCACATCGCAGCAACCGGCGGCATCGCTCCGGCGGTTGCCGGGTGTCGGGAGTATATGCGCCGCCACCGATTCACCGCGCCCATCGAGGTGGAGACCAAAACGATGGAAGAACTGGAACAGGCGCTGACGTTGGGCGTCGACCGCATCATGTTGGACAACATGTCCCTGGAGCTGATGCGCCGCTGTGTGCAGCTGGTCAACCATCGCGTTCCGCTGGAGGCGTCCGGCGGAGTCTCCCTGGAGAACGTACGGGCGATTGCGGAGACCGGCGTTGACTTTATCTCCATCGGCGCCCTCACCCATTCCGCGCAGGTGCTGGACATCAGCTTGGAAGTGATCTCGGAACAAAATGGCTGATGCTGCTGTTTAATAGATAAATCGAAAAACCAACACAGTGAATAGACTATGGCAGACAATAAAAACATACCGAGTGCGGAGCAGCTGCGCAAGGATGTTTCCGAATTTTTAAAGAACCGGTACGGCGACCGGGTGGAGATCCCGCCGGACGCCGACCTTTCCGGGGAACCGCCCAAAGGGGGCGAAAAAGAACACCCGCCGTCCAAAATACAATTTGACCTGAAACCGTCCGAGCTGGAGGCCCACCTGCGCCAGTATGTCGTTGGCCAGGAGGAAGCCATCGAGGTTCTGGCCACCAAGATCTGCACCCATTTCAATCGTATGAGGATGGAGATGCAGACAGAGGGGTTGGGTGAACTGGTCGGCAATATTAAAAGCAACGTGCTGATGATCGGCCCCACCGGCGTGGGCAAGACTTATCTGATCAAACTGATCGCTAAAAAGATCGGCGTGCCCTTTGTCAAGGCGGATGCGACCAAATTCAGCGAAACCGGGTACGTGGGCGGCGATGTCGAAGATCTGGTGCGCGATCTGGTACGCGAAGCCAACGGCTCCATCAAGTTGGCCGAGTACGGCATCATCTATCTGGATGAGATCGATAAAATCGCCTCCTCCGGCAACTTTATCGGGCCCGATGTATCGCGCACCGGCGTTCAGCGTAACCTGCTCAAGCTCATGGAAGAATCCGAGGTGGATCTGAAAACGCCGCATGATCTAGCCGCACAGATGGAAGCGGCCATGGAAGCGCAGCGTACCGGCAAAGTGTCGCGGAAAAAGGTCAATACCAAGAACATTCTGTTTGTCATGAGCGGTGCGTTTTCGGGTTTATCGGACATCATTCGCCGCCGCCTGAATCAACAGCCCATCGGTTTCCGCCCTGCGGATGACCAGCAAAATAAAACAGAGGAACTGGACCTGCTTAAAAAGGTCCGCTCCGAAGATCTGATCAAATACGGTTTCGAGTCCGAGTTCGTCGGGCGCCTTCCGGTTGTGGTTACGCTCAACGATCTGGATGTACAGGGCCTGCTGCGCATCCTGCAGAATCCGAACAGCACCGTCATACAGGGGAAAAAGCGGGATTTTAAGGCCTATGGCATCGATATCCATTTTGAGCCGGAAGCCCTGCAGCTGCTGGCGGAAGAGGCGTTCAAAGAACATACCGGAGCCCGCGGCCTGGTCTCTGTCTGCGATCGTCTGTTGCTGAAATACGAAAAAAGATTGCCCGACACCCAGATCGCCGAGTTTCATGTCACCGAGCGGACGGTGCGAAATCCGCAGGAGGAACTCGAACAGCTGCTCACCAGCCATTTAATTAAAAAATTTCAGAAAAGATTCCTGGCCACCAATGGCATCGTGATCTCTTTTACCAACGGCGCTCTGGAGCTTTTAAAACAGCTGAGCATGGAGAAAGGACAGGATCTGGAACAGGTTTGCAGCGACCTGCTGCATGATTATGAATATGGTCTTCGCCTGTTGGGCTGTGATCATTTCACCATCGATGAAGAGATCGTCAAGAATCCCAAAACCCGTCTCGAGCAACTGATCAAGAAAGCCTATGAAAAAAAGTAGCCAGAGGGCTGATCGGGATCGAACGCAACCTCGGTGCCTGGTTTCCGGCGCACCAGAGTGAACCGGTTCGGCGTTCTTAAAAAAGCCGCTTGTTTCAAGGCGGCTTTTTTGATATATTTCCACCGTTGCGTTTTGTTACAAGCCGTCTGCCGCACATTCAATCAGGAGAACGTCTTATGGAGGTCTTTGAAGCCATCCACCGCCGAACCAGCGTGCGTAGCTTTGCCGATAAACCGGTGGATGAGGAGA
Proteins encoded in this region:
- a CDS encoding tetratricopeptide repeat protein, with amino-acid sequence MNKALCILLLSSSLLFGQSGLIQEEQDFRFAEQLSTKGMQDLAGLQYVKYAETYPSSPRAPEALFRAAESYQLLKDTAQSAALYQQLLLKYPQSAFVDKALFNRAGILMARGEYLEAALSFERLRLFTPKSEWAPLAMLRAAQSFLAAGEMQRALDTAHLFLEGYPTSPLCSEARYILAQVRSRQQQPLQVMQELDRILGDRVQDSLTVKAQLLAGRTLYQLGSYQRADSLFRMLLNSPTRFDSLGSAALYFSRLLHYRNDFALSNQTIKAFLAKHPTVAEKERLLCLQGDNFYGLGDYVAALECYATLAKILSQPQDLIHLWLRQAFTLKKANRDAEALKKLQDVLAVPDTLFQDRSVRSLAEQESARWLCMLGRPAEALQVLRRALTHPDADREELLFVMAGVQKDYLKDYAAAAETYITLGALFPNGLRQDDALWGQAQCRELQGRYDEARQLYARYRAAFPAGDQVEEAQSREHYLQNFFPMDAAHLQVQLQRCIAEELAGVSPEQRALAWAEKLSGAFHDHAQALTVIRRLSHSALSAEIRDRVLTLAGYCHLALAEKAFYDGLPAKQQAHQDSCRQIVHALPGDPLMRKLGERLFLQQIFSFRDARQRLEFMNTAQSREAMNALSDSSRKELGLALAESYYDAAKGNDVVLLRNGLSLCRPAIDGALPLLMRTRARLLQARFYRALNRPDSAAAALRQLVMENPGHPLAAQAWWQLAELRQESGKPEDALSLYQDIQAMYPYSKWAAEAQRARCRLLFQLGRYPEAGSCLDKAEVFRVPQDLALFFPEQVDDDQLWFYASRQEAAGDPMIAVKAYQTYLLKSSNAGRRAMALMRLADLSAQLGYGPASLGHYEELLTHYPQDSLAVVARKALADGLFRQHDYAGAKTHYIKLKTEAGPEVRRYAERCEIICEYRLKNSAAARRLAEAFKKQYSDRQSEAQFLLEEAELAMAAKDFKSAESLYRDVVGKAKESAEASQAELGLARMYILLNKNDDALRLLTSIPDRYKDPKVSGTAYVTLGEFYYANQQFENCINAGRKAYELVGAPEEKAQAMQLLIRVYDDVHMWDRGISLLREYLQTYPQADDLITRKVQLGIFLMNLKEYDRAIAYLKELKWSVDAETEAEIQYWIAKSYNERGSASEAIIEYLKVKYLCKPTKLPWGTTALYEAGQAYYKLGELKKARSLYQSIVRELGSGDQFGRVAAERVNEIDQELAKAEKRS
- the nadC gene encoding carboxylating nicotinate-nucleotide diphosphorylase, which produces MKFTATEGALTIIRQALAEDLGERGDITTRALFDSGRIIHAEMLVKQEGVICGLDIVEQVFREVHPGVTMERLAEDAQKVAAGAIICRMAGRADALITAERTALNFIGRLSGMATLTRRFVDRVAGTSAKILDTRKTTPGWRRLEKYAVACGGGVNHRMGLYDLFLIKDNHIAATGGIAPAVAGCREYMRRHRFTAPIEVETKTMEELEQALTLGVDRIMLDNMSLELMRRCVQLVNHRVPLEASGGVSLENVRAIAETGVDFISIGALTHSAQVLDISLEVISEQNG
- a CDS encoding AAA domain-containing protein, whose product is MADNKNIPSAEQLRKDVSEFLKNRYGDRVEIPPDADLSGEPPKGGEKEHPPSKIQFDLKPSELEAHLRQYVVGQEEAIEVLATKICTHFNRMRMEMQTEGLGELVGNIKSNVLMIGPTGVGKTYLIKLIAKKIGVPFVKADATKFSETGYVGGDVEDLVRDLVREANGSIKLAEYGIIYLDEIDKIASSGNFIGPDVSRTGVQRNLLKLMEESEVDLKTPHDLAAQMEAAMEAQRTGKVSRKKVNTKNILFVMSGAFSGLSDIIRRRLNQQPIGFRPADDQQNKTEELDLLKKVRSEDLIKYGFESEFVGRLPVVVTLNDLDVQGLLRILQNPNSTVIQGKKRDFKAYGIDIHFEPEALQLLAEEAFKEHTGARGLVSVCDRLLLKYEKRLPDTQIAEFHVTERTVRNPQEELEQLLTSHLIKKFQKRFLATNGIVISFTNGALELLKQLSMEKGQDLEQVCSDLLHDYEYGLRLLGCDHFTIDEEIVKNPKTRLEQLIKKAYEKK